The sequence GTTGTTACCTTTACGTTTTTTGGCAATTTTTCCAGAGTTGATCGAACAGTTGTTCAATTGATTGAACAATCAGAAGTTTTCATAGGTTCCAGAATATATTTTGAGCCTCAGTAATGTTGAGGGAGTTCCGGTGTAGTAACCCACTCTGGCCTCCAGGCGGCCTCTGTGTTTACTGTCTGACAGCGCTCAGCTGGCTCAACGGCTCAAAGGGAGtcaccctcctctcttctctaaTGCTGAAGGCGACCTCTGCTGGCAGCAAGCTGCTACTACAGCTCCTTCCCCTTTCTATGGTACCACTGAGGCTCAACATCTCTAACTATATTAATACAAGCAGTGACGCAGACACAATAATAGAATAAAGCAGAGCACCGCACAAACACATTCAGGGAGGATTTCGGACAAATAAAAAGCACAAACTGATTTTAcactattttttaaaacataccaAGGTGAGTCCAGGTTAAAAAGTATTGCACCTCATTCCAATAATGTGATGCTATCAATGTCAGTGgcactgtcacctcacagctaaaaggttttttttttttttttaacgtggGTTTTCTCCAAACCCCTTCcacagttaaaaaaacatgcagattggaGTTAGGTGTCAATGTGAATGCTTACTTTTCTTTGTATGTCAGCCCTGCCACAGACTAGACACCTGTCCAACCTGTTCTTTCAACCAGTGTCTGCTGGGATTGTCTCCACGACCCCCAGGACACACGGTatggatgataataataaatattcttgaggttttatttgtttaggaCTTTTCTTAACATTGtcaaaaagtataaaaataaagcCACAATGAAATTcaagttaaaacttaaattcacgatttaagtgttttaatttgtttttgaaagTCTTACACTACTATGTGTTATTCTGTCCTCTCTATTTATATCAATGAGAATTCCtatcagaaacacaacattgGTTTCATTTATGTGACATCGGAACAGAACTGGGGCAGCAGGTTGATGATatcagtgtggggggggagttGAAAACGGATACAGTTTACCCCAAGTAGCCTCAGGCAGGTCCACAGCCATTGTCCTCACACCAAAGACTGAAAGACAGTGACAACAAACATTGAAGAAACCCTTTCATTTTAAACTACGGCTAAATTCAGCCAAAAAAATcaaaagtgtgcgtgtgtgttgaatTCATCGATGCACAAGTCCTGCTGAGAAATGACTGTGCACTTTTGAAGCCTGTATCACCTGGCTTCATCTCACagcacaggtgtgtgtgggaggagggtgggagggagggTGTTTGGTGGGTCCACGGACACTGAGCCCAGTGTGAACATTTCCAGCTTCACAGAGACATCATGCGCTCTCTGCTTCttttcctctgcctctccctggCCGGGACGAGGGGAGCGGGGGCGTCCGACCACTCCATGCCCTTCATGGTGTACCTGGACCTCAACCGTCAGGTGTGCCTCGAGTGGGGCTTTGATAAACTGCAAGGAGACATTACTTTCAAACTGACTGTCAACACCACGGGCTGGGTGGGCTTAGGCTTCAGTCCCAGCGGAATAATGAAGGGGGCAGATATGGTCATAGGGGGAGTTGGACCCAGTGGAATCTACTTCACAGTAAGTCATTATCCATATTTTGAAAATGTGGAAGTTGGTGTTATGTTTCCTCAACCCTTGCttatttgttttgcatgttCCACAGCAAATATGACACATCTACTGGCCATTTGTTTCCGTTTTTTTCAAGTAGGATCGTTACGCCACGGGGAAAACCATGCCTTTGGAGGACACTCAGCAGAGCTACACTCTCCTGTCTCTGAATGAAAGGGAAGGACAAACCATCATGGAGTTTCAGAGGGCCCTTCAGACGTGTGACGCCCAGGACTTCCACATCACCGTAAGAAGTTTTCTTAGTCACTGGTTGAAGACTCAATACTGGTTAAAATTATAACTTTGGTCTCTGTTTaagttttaatatatattttgtttttacttttacagtgtgaaagcaaaatgataaaaaaatcaaatggatGAACAATTTACTCTTAGTAGGAACTGCACTTCTTCTCAGATAAAGGCCTCACTTAAACCTGGTTTGGAGTTACACATCATGGAGTTTACTTCTTTGTTGTGCTCATTCTCCACCTTTCTGGCTCTTTACACTTTTAATCACGTAACCTTTTGTGCTGTTGATCTAATTCTGCATGTATGGCTCAGGTTTCTGATCTGAAACCATGTAAACCACCTTATAGGACCTCTTTTGTTTGGTTCACCTCAATGCTCCCTTCACGCTGGCTTCCATTGGACGGTTTCAGATATGAATACAATGGCTACAATGAGCCGCACCAGAGGTGTACAATATTTAGTTTACCAACACCTGACATACAATACGGTATTGGTTATAAAACCTAGTTGTGCATTGAGAGCTGAAAGGTCAGGGGATGTTTTGAAATagctggggggggaggggggggggggtattcagaGTATTCTCCTCTGAATTAAGCCACATTATCACTTTAGCTGTGTCCCAgtttttcaccaaagttgctgTCTCTCTCCAACAGGATAAGCCCATTAAGCTGATCTATGCCTATGGAATAACAGATGAGGTAAAATACCACAGTAGCCGCAGAGGCACCAAGGAGGTCAACCTGCTGAACTACATGGCCAGGACCTCCCAACCTATCTCCAGCTATATCAGTGCCACAGTGCAAAATGtgagacacaaaaatatatGAAGATTTTTGTACTTTATAATATCTAAAAGGAGAAACTGCAATTTCCTCACAGATAAATTCCATAAGATGAGGaaagaatgtgtttgtttattgcaGATCACTGTCCCTGCCGTCCAGACCTACTACCACTGCAAAGTCATGAAACTTCTAAACTTGCCTACAAAACATCACATATATCTTGTAAGTATCCTCTTTCTTCATACTTCCCCGCTCTGACCAAAGTACTTATAGTATAAATCCCACATCAAAGTATTCTTAGCCATTGGATGTTATATCAGACACCATCTAACATAAAAGGAGCAGATCTGCATTAAAAGCTACCTTATTTTGGGTTAATTTCCTATTGTTCTTTAAACCCATCGCGCAacatctctcctgctctccctcaGATTTCCCCAGTGATCGAGCACCCCGACCTTGTCCATCACATGCTACTGTACAGCTGTCCCTCCGCTGTGACCGAGCCGTACGACAACCGCTGCTACATCGGAGACAAAGGGGACATTTGCTATGGGGTGGTGGCTGCATGGGCAgtgggaggaggggtgagggagaGTCATGTTTCCATTCTCTCTACTTTAATGGCATAGAAATTCAAAGATTCATTATATTGTATTTGGACGCCAGTGATGTGCTTGTGGCCTAATTTATCTCTGAAACCTCAGGTGTATGAGCTTCCAGCAGATGTGGGTATTCCTATTGGAGGTGAAGACAGAGATAGATTCTACAGGCTGGAAATCCATTACAATAACATACACCTTGAAGCAGGTAAATACTCATATTCATACAATCAACGCtaattacatacaaaatataaataacttgAACTTAttgtaataatattattttatattatattatattgtttttttgtcagcTTAAATGACTAGATTTATtcaatttcattattttcattattatgtgACCTTAGGCTGTGGGATCATTGATTGGACACTAAATGAACAACAAGCTCTAACgttaatgttttaaaaatccAATCTTGATCCATTCAATCCATAATTCGCTTCTGACTCAGCACTTTGCTGCGTGTCTTCCCCATTCTCTCTTCCCATTTTGCAGTTGAACTGCCATTAAAGGCAAAATGTCCAAAGATAtctaaacaaatataaaaacgtATGAATAAATAACATAACTATTGTTACAGGAAATTGGTCACAGGTGATATTGCATCCCTAAAAAATACAACTTACAATACtatgaaataatatttttttttattaaatagaaTACAATTGATAAATCAATATGGACAATAATGCAGCAGTAATACTAGAACCTCAGAGATAATAAGTTCATAGCATATTTCAAGTCCCGATCGAATTGGTCCTACACCTCCCAAGATGCAACCAGCAGCACGTTCCAATGTTAGGGCCTCCACATACATGATGCTTGTTAGCAGCAATCCT comes from Pleuronectes platessa chromosome 17, fPlePla1.1, whole genome shotgun sequence and encodes:
- the moxd1l gene encoding DBH-like monooxygenase protein 2 homolog; the encoded protein is MRSLLLFLCLSLAGTRGAGASDHSMPFMVYLDLNRQVCLEWGFDKLQGDITFKLTVNTTGWVGLGFSPSGIMKGADMVIGGVGPSGIYFTDRYATGKTMPLEDTQQSYTLLSLNEREGQTIMEFQRALQTCDAQDFHITDKPIKLIYAYGITDEVKYHSSRRGTKEVNLLNYMARTSQPISSYISATVQNITVPAVQTYYHCKVMKLLNLPTKHHIYLISPVIEHPDLVHHMLLYSCPSAVTEPYDNRCYIGDKGDICYGVVAAWAVGGGVYELPADVGIPIGGEDRDRFYRLEIHYNNIHLEAGRTDNSGLRLYYTAQLREHDVGILSTGVLPFDHIQYRIPPHVAQFHTYGVCNTSLFPQSMDSVPDLQVFGVLLHTHLAGRKIRAVHYRNGEQIDSLAVDENYSFEVQQIVNIGKIKTIKPNDEIAVECTYSTLNRNKVTEMGLSTTDEMCLAFLFYYPAIEITSCTSHPMTQALTNTSYEVTDNTMLSPDEIVEYENVLKSLPQIQLLSDVEHNFTYNINGFIREMKKNPTFTCSNASTRLYTSWIMNPGGIMLLLLWTAIM